The Sesamum indicum cultivar Zhongzhi No. 13 linkage group LG6, S_indicum_v1.0, whole genome shotgun sequence genome has a segment encoding these proteins:
- the LOC105163795 gene encoding phosphopantothenoylcysteine decarboxylase-like, whose protein sequence is MAHPEPAKEDAQVHTRNYSRKPRILLAATGSVPAVKFSLICRQFCEFAEVIAVATRTALHFIDIASFPNNVALFTDDDDWSNWKKEGDRVLHIELRRWADIMVIAPLSANTLAKIAGGLSDNLLTSIVRAWDYSKPIFVAPSMNKYMWGNLFTQRHLKVIDDDLGISFIPPVPDGKTSRNYGNGVMPDIPVIYTTVRSHVG, encoded by the exons ACCTGCAAAAGAAGATGCTCAAGTTCATACTAgaaattattcaagaaaaccCCGGATTCTGCTTGCTGCCACTGGAAGTGTCCCTGCAGTGAAATTCTCGCTTATTTGCCGTCAGTTTTGTGAATTTGCAGAAGTAATTGCAGTTGCCACTAGGACAGCATTGCACTTCATAGACATAGCATCATTTCCCAACAATGTCGCACTTTTTACTGATGATGATGACTGGTCCAACTGGAAGAAAGAAGGTGACAGAGTGCTGCATATTGAGCTTCGTAGATGGGCTGATATAATGGTCATTGCTCCTTTGTCAGCAAACACACTTGCCAAG ATTGCTGGGGGATTGAGCGATAACTTGCTGACTTCCATTGTGCGCGCATGGGACTATAGCAAGCCAATATTTGTGGCACCATCCATGAACAAGTACATGTGGGGAAATCTCTTCACACAACGCCATCTCAAGGTAATTGATGATGATCTTGGAATTTCCTTTATTCCACCAGTGCCCGACGGTAAAACCAGCAGAAATTATGGAAATGGTGTAATGCCAGATATACCTGTTATCTACACAACTGTAAGAAGTCATGTTGGCTGA